A part of Amycolatopsis lurida genomic DNA contains:
- a CDS encoding DNA polymerase domain-containing protein, translated as MAAKYLQLQVRSPGGERTVRVSNPDKVYFPDLGATKLELIEYFVAVGAGLLTATLHRPTTLERWPGGVQPESKLTEWNGARGSAFFQKRLPKGAPDWVRTVRVPVNDDIVLDEVCPTELAVLVWGANLGTLTFHTWPVREGDLGRPDRLQIDLDPGPGRTFADIVLVAQELRALLAEFGMTAGPKTSGKGGLHVLVPIAPKWSFADVRRAAIALGRELVRRRPELVTMEWFKKNRGSRVYFDYNQVAATVGSAYSVRPTARGLVSAPLTWDELADAEPADFDIRTMPVRFAAVGDLHAWLDDAGHDLTPLLEQAERDERAGLPDLR; from the coding sequence ATGGCGGCCAAGTACCTTCAGCTGCAGGTGCGTTCGCCCGGCGGCGAGCGCACCGTCCGAGTGTCCAATCCGGACAAGGTCTATTTCCCGGACCTCGGCGCGACGAAGCTCGAACTGATCGAGTACTTCGTCGCGGTCGGGGCCGGGCTGCTGACCGCGACGCTGCACCGCCCGACCACCCTCGAACGGTGGCCGGGCGGTGTGCAGCCCGAGTCCAAACTCACCGAATGGAACGGCGCGCGCGGTTCGGCGTTCTTCCAGAAGCGGCTTCCCAAAGGCGCACCGGACTGGGTCCGGACGGTCCGGGTCCCGGTGAACGACGACATCGTCCTCGACGAGGTCTGCCCGACCGAACTGGCGGTGCTGGTGTGGGGAGCGAACCTCGGCACGCTGACCTTCCACACGTGGCCCGTCCGTGAAGGCGATCTCGGCCGCCCGGACCGGCTCCAGATCGACCTGGATCCCGGCCCCGGACGCACGTTCGCCGACATCGTCCTGGTGGCTCAGGAGCTGCGTGCGCTGCTGGCGGAGTTCGGGATGACCGCCGGCCCCAAGACCTCCGGCAAGGGCGGCCTGCACGTCCTGGTGCCGATCGCGCCGAAGTGGTCCTTCGCCGACGTCCGCCGGGCCGCGATCGCGCTGGGCCGGGAACTCGTCCGGCGCAGGCCCGAGCTGGTCACCATGGAGTGGTTCAAGAAGAACCGCGGTTCGCGCGTGTACTTCGACTACAACCAGGTCGCCGCGACGGTCGGTTCGGCGTACTCGGTGCGCCCCACCGCACGCGGCCTCGTGTCCGCCCCGCTGACCTGGGACGAGCTGGCCGACGCCGAGCCTGCCGATTTCGACATCCGCACCATGCCCGTCCGCTTCGCCGCCGTGGGGGACCTGCACGCGTGGCTGGACGACGCGGGCCACGATCTGACGCCGCTGCTGGAGCAGGCCGAGCGCGACGAGCGCGCCGGCCTTCCCGACCTGCGCTGA